Proteins encoded in a region of the Sander lucioperca isolate FBNREF2018 chromosome 4, SLUC_FBN_1.2, whole genome shotgun sequence genome:
- the zgc:158803 gene encoding LUC7 domain-containing protein: MSAQAQMRAMLDQLMGTGRDGDSMRQRIKFTDERVCKSHLLDSCPHDILSGTRMDLGECMKVHDLALRADFEIASKEQEYFFELDAAEHLQSFIADCDRRTDLAKKRLAETQDEISAEVAAKAERVHELNEEIGKLLARAEQLGGEGNVDEAQQVLEMVEKTRGLKKEAEDVYRNSMPASSFQQQKLRVCEVCSAYLGLHDNDRRLADHFGGKLHIGFIEIREKLEKLRKAVIEKQERMRTRRREEREKDDERERQWELEREQEREREREHEWERERERERERRRSRSRSGERYRDGGTSTSSAHHSRRPHSSRSREEGGDRDRERERERERKHRHKDRHRSRSHSHRRKRKRSSRDRSSHTRDKEPSPSQERCGDGAAVGEGWREERAACRDWEDREKFPSTDTARGRERERSLSFERDRRSSSEERESGEI, from the exons ATGTCGGCCCAGGCACAGATGCGAGCGATGCTGGACCAACTCATGGGGACAGGGAGAGACG gaGATAGCATGCGGCAGAGAATCAAATTCACAGATGAGCGAGTCTGCAAAAGTCACCTCCTGGATTCATGTCCTCATGATATTCTGTCTGGCACT AGAATGGATCTGGGAGAGTGTATGAAAGTCCATGACTTGGCCCTCAGAGCAGACTTCGAGATTGCCTCTAAGGAGCAGGAGTACTTCTTTGAACTTGAT GCTGCTGAACACCTTCAGTCTTTCATCGCTGACTGTGACCGCAGGACCGACCTGGCCAAGAAGAGACTAGCTGAAACGCAGGATGAGATAAGCGCTGAAGTGGCTGCAAAG GCTGAACGTGTCCACGAGCTGAATGAAGAGATCGGGAAGCTGCTGGCCCGGGCAGAGCAGCTCGGGGGCGAGGGGAACGTAGATGAAGCCCAGCAAGTGCTGGAAATGGTGGAGAAGACCCGGGGCTTGAAGAAAGAAGCAGAG gaTGTGTACAGAAACTCGATGCCAGCCTCAAgctttcaacaacaaaaactgcGGGTGTGCGAGGTGTGCTCTGCCTACTTGGGTCTTCACGACAACGATCGTCGTCTAGCTGACCACTTTGGGGGCAAACTGCATATCGGCTTCATTGAAATCCGTgagaagcttgaaaagctaagG AAAGCAGTTATAGAGAAACAAGAAAGAATGCGAACAAGAAGACGAGAGGAACGTGAAAAAGATGATGAAAGAGAGCGACAGTGGGAATTGGAGCGGGAACAAGAAAGAGAGCGCGAACGAGAGCATGAATGGGAGAGAGAAcgagaaagggagagggagcGAAGGAG ATCGAGATCTAGAAGTGGAGAACGATACAG GGACGGAGGCACTTCGACTTCGTCCGCCCATCATTCAAGACGCCCCCACTCCTCTCGTTCCAGAGAAGAAGGTGGAGATCGGGatcgggagagagagagagagagagagaggaaacatcGACACAAGGACAGGCATCGCTCACGCTCCCACTCTCACAGGCGCAAAAGGAAGAG GTCTTCCAGAGACAGATCATCTCACACTCGCGACAAGGAGCCCTCGCCGTCCCAGGAGAGGTGTGGAGATGGTGCCGCAGTAGGAGAGGGTTGGCGTGAGGAAAGGGCGGCGTGCAGAGACTGGGAGGACAGGGAGAAGTTCCCCTCCACGGACACAGCCAGGGGCAGGGAACGAGAGAGATCCCTATCGTTCGAGCGGGACCGACGCTCCAGCTCCGAGGAGCGAGAGTCTGGGGAGATATGA
- the LOC116040523 gene encoding myosin phosphatase Rho-interacting protein-like isoform X2, with the protein MSRLDEHGKWRKHWFVLGDTSLRYYRDSEAEESDDLDGAINLASCLNVSDCDVEKNYGLQIQTKRAVFTLSVMTSRIRRNWVKLLKQAIQNTTCQSDTGSVKENSISRRPSSCQPPARFICKDSDYEPTTSTSNTTAANSHQADYHQHTVDRDLDSSPSSQREEGEGWDREQAKRLEERNKWFEEGVPFSEMGSRWDSMELKRGSVPVPVIETMDSDVNRKWVEFETLSFRDISAQSLIGAQAHHSSTPQASQSLVSTQTYQSSPEEAKQSVTGSQTDIASSNGALSSKNGAPTIQTNEAEALQKEALSLRKQVESIKRERATMGIEVDSPCGPGAPCRDRLEAMEVAHRKTLQELQEKHVREIRELEEQRDRMLQEESQTAAKAMEALRAAHREELEREVEKARRLAGGAAQADVSYRGHMPQADVLHSELDVLSERYSQKCLELSRTEQSSQGQETELGRKERELEQLRRENQTLLRAKDNEVQYLKKEINCLQNEVQSLTKEKEAAYERYKKAYVELSDTRGRSQLETDSLNEHLRLANAALQEGARQT; encoded by the exons ATGTCCAGACTGGATGAACATGGCAAG TGGAGGAAACACTGGTTTGTTCTGGGTGATACTTCGCTGAGGTACTACAGAGACTCGGAGGCTGAGGAG TCAGATGATCTGGACGGAGCGATCAACCTGGCATCCTGTTTAAATGTGTCAGACTGTGACGTAGAGAAGAACTATGGACTCCAAATACAA ACAAAGAGAGCAGTGTTCACTCTCTCTGTTATGACCTCCAGAATACGGCGGAACTGGGTGAAGTTACTAAAGCAGGCGATCCAGAACACCACGTG CCAATCAGACACTGGCAGCGTGAAAGAGAACTCCATCTCCCGGAGACCGTCGTCATGCCAACCCCCTGCTCGGTTCATCTGCAAGGATTCAGACTATGAACCTACCACTTCCACCTCCAACACCACAGCTGCAAACTCCCATCAGGCCGACTACCACCAGCACACTGTAGACAGGGATCTGGACTCATCTCCATCCAGTCAGAGAGAAGAAggggagggctgggaccgcgaGCAAGCCAAGCGATTGGAGGAAAGGAACAAGTGGTTTGAGGAGGGGGTCCCCTTCAGTGAGATGGGCAGCAGGTGGGACTCCATGGAGCTGAAAAGGGGGAGTGTTCCTGTGCCTGTAATTGAAACCATGGACTCAGACGTCAACAGGAAGTGGGTAGAATTTGAGACGTTGTCATTTAGGGACATAAGCGCACAGTCTCTCATTGGAGCCCAGGCTCATCACTCAAGCACCCCACAGGCATCACAGTCTCTCGTTAGCACCCAGACGTATCAATCGAGCCCTGAAGAGGCCAAACAGTCTGTCACCGGTTCACAAACTGATATAGCAAGCTCAAATGGGGCTCTTTCATCCAAAAATGGAGCTCCAACCATTCAAACAAATGAAGCTGAAGCGCTTCAAAAGGAG GCCCTCTCACTTCGAAAGCAAGTGGAGAGCATTAAGAGGGAGCGTGCAACCATGGGGATAGAGGTGGACAGCCCATGTGGCCCCGGGGCACCCTGCAGGGACAGACTAGAAGCCATGGAAGTAGCCCATCGGAAAACACTGCAGGAGCTGCAGGAGAAACACGTGAGGGAGATCAGGGAGCtggaagagcagagagacaggatGCTGCAGGAGGAGAGCCAGACAGCTGCTAAAG CAATGGAGGCACTGAGAGCAGctcacagagaggagctggagagagaggtggagaagGCCAGGAGGTTGGCTGGAGGAGCTGCACAGGCTGATGTTTCATACAGAGGCCACAT GCCACAGGCGGATGTCTTGCACAGTGAGTTAGATGTGCTGTCAGAGCGCTACTCTCAGAAGTGCCTGGAGCTGAGCCGCACTGAGCAGAGCAGCCAGGGCCAAGAGACTGAGCTCGGTCGCAAGGAGAGAGAGCTGGAGCAGCTCAGAAGAGAGAACCAG ACATTACTGAGAGCGAAAGACAATGAGGTGCAGTAccttaaaaaagaaatcaactGTCTACAGAATGAAGTGCAGTCTCTCACCAAG GAGAAAGAAGCAGCTTATGAGCGTTATAAGAAGGCCTATGTAGAGCTGAGTGACACGAGGGGTCGTAGCCAGTTGGAGACGGACTCCCTCAACGAACACTTGAGACTGGCCAACGCTGCACTTCAGGAGGGAGCGAGACAGACCTGA
- the LOC116040439 gene encoding uncharacterized protein LOC116040439 translates to MALPAEDRYCRQFQPNTFDPSRCSSCLRPDHMHLSSNTITAAAAAAAAAQRDDSQEWEADDDTCAQSEVTTSGSSDDVSGGWTYEWSLVHSLSPEWELNICDTDIQSSSPNQRDCPERSRSLSSERHCLAQRDMTRLDPSKAKSSWMDERRGRDRSRRTSESRGDREQESGYFSPDRKGDGEQQMEEVNRRSYRYYERGRPLPSNYVPEPKACVPYRTINLGVPSQRRNPETYMQEIWRSESPERYTYHSNFRRGADSQNNSPTRHSSVSPDRYKLIEPLLETRRKSSLSRSQARSQASSHGSSPLPSHGLSQHTSGRSSPSRRRGSIVSRTASPSRATPSHKHTGSFHLQNGEFDVQRRCSRDLRSPSQASNKHSLDSEKLYRNLESISRRGSSAIQQNSYEGSQASPRTRTAVNSSANTHTRNSREVSPSRNGFSTHCHTPQRDPQSRDSILSPYQGSWRGSSHSLLSLPPSRGSSTSRRGAESRMLGGSLSHVAITETDHKVSSDRSRSNIRRGMEALLISEPKKAAVEVEEVGMTIEDYIVLAGIPTIQLESEEEFPGIRRRNQSPSPCRDQRLRTYRYQDEIDIYSSRLESDERGRGRERGRDRREKCRDSENGRSSRRQSAASLHSQSSDYQSGKHRSSKVKERATPERPQTQVSMVALLYCICLNHECLEEKWVIHTFILK, encoded by the exons ATGGCGCTCCCTGCTGAGGACCGCTACTGCCGTCAGTTCCAGCCCAACACCTTCGACCCCTCCCGCTGCAGCTCCTGCCTGCGGCCGGATCATATGCACCTCAGCAGCAACActattactgctgctgctgctgctgctgctgctgcacaacgGGACGATTCACAAGAGTGG GAAGCAGATGATGATACTTGCGCTCAGTCTGAGGTGACCACAAGTGGCAGTAGTGATGATGTCAGCGGTGGCTGGACCTACGAGTGGAGTCTGGTCCACAGTCTGAGTCCTGAGTGGGAACTTAATATCTGCGATACTGACATACAATCCAG CTCTCCAAATCAGCGTGACTGTCCAGAGAGGAGCAGATCCCTCAGCTCAGAGAGGCACTGTTTGGCCCAAAGAGATATGACCCGTTTGGACCCGTCCAAAGCTAAAAGCTCCTGGATGGATGAGAGGAGGGGAAGAGACAGATCCCGCCGGACATCAG AGTCCAGAGGAGACAGGGAACAAGAGAGTGGCTACTTCTCTCCAGACAGAAAAGGTGATGGTGAGCAACAGATGGAGGAAGTCAACAGACGGTCATATCGTTACTACGAGAGGGGGCGTCCTCTTCCTAGCAACTATGTTCCTGAGCCCAAAGCCTGCGTCCCCTACAGGACTATCAACCTCGGCGTGCCCTCCCAGAGGAGGAACCCAGAGACGTATATGCAGGAAATTTGGAGAAGTGAATCCCCAGAGAGGTACACGTACCACTCCAACTTTAGACGGGGAGCTGATTCACAGAATAATTCACCAACACGTCACAGCTCCGTGAGCCCAGATCGTTACAAATTAATCGAACCTCTTTTAGAAACCCGGCGAAAAAGCTCCCTCTCCAGGAGTCAGGCCCGGTCTCAAGCTTCATCTCATGGCTCCTCTCCGCTTCCATCACATGGTCTTTCTCAGCATACATCTGGCAGGTCCAGTCCATCCCGCAGGAGGGGGTCCATCGTCTCTCGGACTGCCTCGCCCTCCAGAGCCACCCCTTCTCACAAGCACACAGGCTCTTTCCATTTACAAAACGGTGAATTTGATGTTCAAAGGAGATGCAGCCGAGACTTGAGGAGTCCATCACAAGcttcaaacaaacacagtttGGACTCTGAGAAGCTCTACAGGAATCTGGAGTCTATCTCCCGCCGTGGATCCTCAGCCATCCAGCAAAACTCATATGAGGGATCTCAAGCATCTCCTCGAACCAGAACAGCCGTTAACAGCTCGGCCAACACTCACACTCGCAACAGCCGTGAAGTATCGCCGTCCAGGAACGGCTTCAGTACACACTGCCACACCCCACAACGGGATCCACAGTCCAGAGACAGCATACTGAGTCCTTATCAAGGCTCCTGGCGGGGGTCCTCACACTCTTTACTCAGCCTCCCACCCTCTCGTGGTTCCTCCACATCGAGACGAGGTGCGGAGTCTCGGATGCTTGGTGGTTCACTGTCACATGTTGCCATAACAGAAACTGACCATAAGGTCAGCAGTGACAGAAGCAGGAGCAACATCAGGCGAGGCATGGAGGCCTTACTGATCTCTGAACCCAAGAAGGCTGCAGTAGAAGTGGAGGAG GTGGGGATGACCATAGAAGACTACATTGTCCTGGCTGGTATTCCAACAATCCAGCTAGAGTCGGAGGAAGAGTTTCCAGGGATAAGGAGGAGGAACCAGAGTCCCAGCCCGTGCAGGGACCAGAGGCTTAGGACTTACAG ATACCAAGATGAAATAGACATCTACAGCTCAAGGCTTGAGTCagatgagagggggagaggcagagagagaggaagggacaGACGAGAGAAATGTCGGGACTCTGAGAATGGACGATCATCTCGAAGACAGTCAGCCGCATCGCTTCATTCACAG AGTTCAGATTATCAAAGTGGAAAACACAGATCTTCAAAGGTGAAGGAGCGAGCAACTCCTGAGCGCCCGCAGACACAGGTGAGCATGGTCGCATTACTTTACTGCATCTGTTTAAATCACGAGTGTTTGGAGGAAAAATGGGtcattcatacattcattcTAAAGTAG
- the smdt1b gene encoding single-pass membrane protein with aspartate-rich tail 1b, with protein sequence MAMSILRLPLRLFTKNAGIMSRNNGLKTSNISRTTQGRTVVSTPSGAILPKPDKTPFGLIRMTAVVVPFLYVGTLISKNFAALLEEHDIFVPEDDDDDD encoded by the exons ATGGCGATGAGTATACTGCGGCTCCCTCTGCGACTTTTCACCAAAAATGCGGGGATAATGAGCCGTAACAACGGCTTGAAAACATCTAACATATCCAGGACAACTCAAGGCAGGACCGTAGTATCCACGCCGTCGGGGGCAATTTTACCGAAACCGGATAAA ACGCCATTTGGACTTATCCGCATGACAGCAGTGGTGGTGCCTTTCCTGTACGTGGGAACTCTGATTAGCAAGAACTTTGCCGCTCTTTTGGAGGAGCATGACATCTTTGTCCCTGAAGACGATGACGATGATGACTGA
- the LOC116040523 gene encoding TRIO and F-actin-binding protein-like isoform X1 produces the protein MSRLDEHGKWRKHWFVLGDTSLRYYRDSEAEESDDLDGAINLASCLNVSDCDVEKNYGLQIQTKRAVFTLSVMTSRIRRNWVKLLKQAIQNTTCQSDTGSVKENSISRRPSSCQPPARFICKDSDYEPTTSTSNTTAANSHQADYHQHTVDRDLDSSPSSQREEGEGWDREQAKRLEERNKWFEEGVPFSEMGSRWDSMELKRGSVPVPVIETMDSDVNRKWVEFETLSFRDISAQSLIGAQAHHSSTPQASQSLVSTQTYQSSPEEAKQSVTGSQTDIASSNGALSSKNGAPTIQTNEAEALQKEALSLRKQVESIKRERATMGIEVDSPCGPGAPCRDRLEAMEVAHRKTLQELQEKHVREIRELEEQRDRMLQEESQTAAKAMEALRAAHREELEREVEKARRLAGGAAQADVSYRGHMPQADVLHSELDVLSERYSQKCLELSRTEQSSQGQETELGRKERELEQLRRENQELKAKVAEEISRMRYFITGQRSDTVSLGNTERSASEVETLLRAKDNEVQYLKKEINCLQNEVQSLTKEKEAAYERYKKAYVELSDTRGRSQLETDSLNEHLRLANAALQEGARQT, from the exons ATGTCCAGACTGGATGAACATGGCAAG TGGAGGAAACACTGGTTTGTTCTGGGTGATACTTCGCTGAGGTACTACAGAGACTCGGAGGCTGAGGAG TCAGATGATCTGGACGGAGCGATCAACCTGGCATCCTGTTTAAATGTGTCAGACTGTGACGTAGAGAAGAACTATGGACTCCAAATACAA ACAAAGAGAGCAGTGTTCACTCTCTCTGTTATGACCTCCAGAATACGGCGGAACTGGGTGAAGTTACTAAAGCAGGCGATCCAGAACACCACGTG CCAATCAGACACTGGCAGCGTGAAAGAGAACTCCATCTCCCGGAGACCGTCGTCATGCCAACCCCCTGCTCGGTTCATCTGCAAGGATTCAGACTATGAACCTACCACTTCCACCTCCAACACCACAGCTGCAAACTCCCATCAGGCCGACTACCACCAGCACACTGTAGACAGGGATCTGGACTCATCTCCATCCAGTCAGAGAGAAGAAggggagggctgggaccgcgaGCAAGCCAAGCGATTGGAGGAAAGGAACAAGTGGTTTGAGGAGGGGGTCCCCTTCAGTGAGATGGGCAGCAGGTGGGACTCCATGGAGCTGAAAAGGGGGAGTGTTCCTGTGCCTGTAATTGAAACCATGGACTCAGACGTCAACAGGAAGTGGGTAGAATTTGAGACGTTGTCATTTAGGGACATAAGCGCACAGTCTCTCATTGGAGCCCAGGCTCATCACTCAAGCACCCCACAGGCATCACAGTCTCTCGTTAGCACCCAGACGTATCAATCGAGCCCTGAAGAGGCCAAACAGTCTGTCACCGGTTCACAAACTGATATAGCAAGCTCAAATGGGGCTCTTTCATCCAAAAATGGAGCTCCAACCATTCAAACAAATGAAGCTGAAGCGCTTCAAAAGGAG GCCCTCTCACTTCGAAAGCAAGTGGAGAGCATTAAGAGGGAGCGTGCAACCATGGGGATAGAGGTGGACAGCCCATGTGGCCCCGGGGCACCCTGCAGGGACAGACTAGAAGCCATGGAAGTAGCCCATCGGAAAACACTGCAGGAGCTGCAGGAGAAACACGTGAGGGAGATCAGGGAGCtggaagagcagagagacaggatGCTGCAGGAGGAGAGCCAGACAGCTGCTAAAG CAATGGAGGCACTGAGAGCAGctcacagagaggagctggagagagaggtggagaagGCCAGGAGGTTGGCTGGAGGAGCTGCACAGGCTGATGTTTCATACAGAGGCCACAT GCCACAGGCGGATGTCTTGCACAGTGAGTTAGATGTGCTGTCAGAGCGCTACTCTCAGAAGTGCCTGGAGCTGAGCCGCACTGAGCAGAGCAGCCAGGGCCAAGAGACTGAGCTCGGTCGCAAGGAGAGAGAGCTGGAGCAGCTCAGAAGAGAGAACCAG GAGCTTAAGGCCAAAGTGGCGGAAGAGATCAGCCGCATGCGTTATTTCATCACAGGGCAGAGGTCGGACACGGTATCCCTTGGCAACACTGAGCGCAGTGCGTCAGAAGTAGAG ACATTACTGAGAGCGAAAGACAATGAGGTGCAGTAccttaaaaaagaaatcaactGTCTACAGAATGAAGTGCAGTCTCTCACCAAG GAGAAAGAAGCAGCTTATGAGCGTTATAAGAAGGCCTATGTAGAGCTGAGTGACACGAGGGGTCGTAGCCAGTTGGAGACGGACTCCCTCAACGAACACTTGAGACTGGCCAACGCTGCACTTCAGGAGGGAGCGAGACAGACCTGA